A single window of Venturia canescens isolate UGA chromosome 3, ASM1945775v1, whole genome shotgun sequence DNA harbors:
- the Mi-2 gene encoding chromodomain-helicase-DNA-binding protein Mi-2 homolog isoform X3: protein MAASDEEVEESYAGEEDAEEGATATAGATVPVDGSSDAEESQKLEEDDDYEPEERKKKKGKKRKARSEDKKGKKKKKKKKSDSGDESDFGAGNAAGGGEQGEGAGEDSDYAASRKSRKSSSRKSLSHGAPPAQTQEPTTGMPTIEEVCSTFGLTDVHIDYTDADFQNLTTYKLFQQHVRPLLAKENPKVPMSKLMMLVAAKWRDFSELNPHTQPDADVSTASVDEDNRSSRANRGAAAAAQEIEDEDEEDEDSDRRRKSRGSRAKKGKKASKVPTLKIKLSKRKRGSSDEEAEGSAAGTDRDSDMEFEQMLADAEDAPGGEDGVKGVDDEGAEPPAEPPVRRKAKTKIGNKTKKKKKTKTTSKFPDGETDHQDYCEVCQQGGEIILCDTCPRAYHLVCLEPELEETPEGKWSCPHCESEGAAEDDDEHMEFCRVCKDGGELLCCDSCTSAYHTHCLNPPLTEIPDGDWKCPRCSCPPICGKVAKILTWRWKEVSDAPSEEPSTSKAAPKPRKMREFFVKWADMSYWHCDWITELQLDVFHPLMFRNYSRKYDMDEPPKLEEPLDESDSRVKRLKIQEGGTNREEYNLEERFYKYGVRPEWLVVHRVINHRLSRDGRATYLVKWRDLGYDLATWEDEHEDIPGLKQAVDYYLDLRAAYSNDAVTSRKGKKGKGKRSKTREIIDDEERAPKRYTPPPDKPTTDLKKKLERQPDYLDITAMQLHPYQLEGLNWLRYSWGQGIDTILADEMGLGKTIQTITFLYSLYKEGHCKGPFLVSVPLSTIINWEREFETWAPDFYCVTYVGDKDSRIVIRENELSFEEGAVRGGRASKIRSSQIKFNVLLTSYELVSIDSACLGSIDWAVLVVDEAHRLKSNQSKFFRLLASYNIAYKLLLTGTPLQNNLEELFHLLNFLCRDKFNDLSTFQNEFADISKEEQVKKLHEMLGPHMLRRLKADVLKNMPSKSEFIVRVELSPMQKKYYKYILTRNFEALNPKGGGQQVSLLNIMMDLKKCCNHPYLFPAASQEAPTGPNGNYETGALIKAAGKLVLLSRMLKKLRDEGHRVLIFSQMTKMLDILEDYLEGEGYKYERIDGNITGTQRQEAIDRFNAPGAQQFVFLLSTRAGGLGINLATADTVIIYDSDWNPHNDIQAFSRAHRIGQANKVMIYRFVTRNSVEERVTQVAKRKMMLTHLVVRPGMGGKGANFSKQELDDILRFGTEELFKEEEGKEDEAIHYDDKAVAELLDRSKEGIEQKENWANEYLSSFKVASYVTKEGEVEEEADTEIIKQEAENTDPAYWIKLLRHHYEQQQEDIARTLGKGKRVRKQVNYNDGGVTGDQGARDDQPWQENLSDYNSDFSAPSDDDKEDDDFDEKGDGDLLSRRSRRRLERRDEKDRPLPPLLARVNGNIEVLGFNARQRKAFLNAIMRYGMPPQDAFNSQCRLVRDLRGKSEKNFKAYVSLFMRHLCEPGADNAETFADGVPREGLSRQHVLTRIGVMSLIRKKVQEFEHINGYYSMPEMIRKPVEPVKNEGATTATAATATSATTEGAAAAGTPSSTGATPATSNAPSPAATPTPNNVAAGSTSTTTPGETTKTTSETADAAKDVKEETTDKVVGEGKDVKEEPKEDGSVKEDSEASDRNKETVKEEVRATSEEKEATEGEGGSEENKKATVEVKTEKTSNTSVTTTTTTTTTASKSGTEDVTPDASNLGPESRAKAADLDEEVVIVKDDEEEESGKKEEKEVKDATKESSAEATDVTKPKRKFMFNIADGGFTELHTLWLNEEKAAVPGREYEIWHRRHDYWLLAGIVTHGYGRWQDIQNDIRFAIINEPFKMDVGKGNFLEIKNKFLARRFKLLEQALVIEEQLRRAAYLNLTQDPNHPAMSLNARFAEVECLAESHQHLSKESLAGNKPANAVLHKVLNQLEELLSDMKSDVSRLPATLARIPPVAQRLQMSERSILSRLAATAPGGAAGSQSGQAALLAQQFPAGFSGGQLQATFAGAANFGNFRPQYSVPGQPPQGFTA, encoded by the exons CCGATGTTCACATTGATTACACCGACGCTGATTTCCAGAATCTTACCACTTACAAGCTGTTCCAGCAACACGTCAGACCTCTTTTGGCTAAAGAGAATCCAAAG gTACCAATGTCGAAGCTCATGATGCTGGTTGCTGCGAAATGGCGAGATTTCTCAGAATTGAATCCGCACACGCAGCCAGACGCGGACGTATCGACGGCGAGCGTTGACGAAGACAATCGGAGTTCACGGGCAAATCGCGGGGCAGCGGCAGCCGCTCAAGAAATTGAGGATGAAGATGAGGAGGACGAAGATAGCGATCGCAGGAGAAAATCGAGAGGATCGCGAGCGAAAAAGGGCAAAAAAGCTTCGAAAGTGCCAACTTTGAAGATAAAACTGAGCAAACGCAAACGCGGCAGTTCG GATGAAGAGGCTGAAGGAAGTGCCGCTGGTACAGATAGAGATTCCGACATGGAGTTCGAGCAAATGTTGGCCGACGCGGAAGACGCCCCGGGTGGAGAGGACGGTGTTAAAGGAGTAGATGACGAAGGAGCTGAGCCCCCGGCTGAGCCACCGGTTAGAAGGAAGGCTAAAACAAAAATTGGCAACAAgacaaagaagaagaagaagacaaAGACGACGTCAAAGTTCCCAGATGGAGAG ACGGATCATCAGGACTACTGCGAGGTCTGTCAGCAAGGCGGTGAGATAATACTCTGTGACACGTGTCCCCGGGCTTACCATCTCGTTTGTCTGGAGCCCGAGCTCGAGGAGACTCCAGAGGGAAAATGGAGCTGTCCTCACTGCGAGAGCGAAG GCGCAGcggaggacgacgacgagcaCATGGAATTCTGTCGCGTTTGTAAGGACGGCGGAGAGTTGCTGTGCTGCGACAGTTGCACGAGCGCTTATCACACGCACTGCCTCAATCCACCTTTGACAGAAATACCGGACGGCGATTGGAAGTGTCCGAGATGTTCGTGTCCACCGATATGCGGCAAAGTCGCGAAAATACTTACCTGGCGATGGAAGGAAGTTTCGGATGCGCCTTCAGAAGAGCCTTCTACAAGCAAAGCGGCCCCGAAGCCCCGGAAAATGCGGGAGTTTTTCGTCAAATGGGCGGACATGTCTTATTGGCACTGTGACTGGATAACGGAGCTTCAATTGGACGTTTTTCATCCTCTCATGTTCCGAAATTATTCGCGAAAGTACGATATGGACGAGCCTCCGAAGCTCGAGGAGCCGCTCGACGAGAGCGACTCTCGTGTCAAACGTTTGAAGATTCAGGAAGGTGGGACCAATCGCGAGGAGTACAACCTTGAGGAAAGATTCTACAAATATGGCGTCCGACCCGAATGGCTTGTTGTACATCGTGTCATTAATCATCGATTGTCGCGAGACGGTCGGGCCACTTATCTCGTCAAATGGCGAGATTTGGGCTACGATCTCGCCACCTGGGAAGACGAACACGAGGATATTCCCGGGCTCAAACAAGCCGTTGATTATTATCTTGATCTCCGAGCTGCTTACAGCAACGACGCTGTCACTTCGAGAAAAGGCAAAAAAGGCAAAGGCAAAAGATCCAAAACTAGGGAGATCATCGACGACGAGGAAAGGGCTCCTAAACGATATACCCCACCACCTGACAAACCGACCActgatttgaagaaaaaacttgaacGACAGCCCGATTATCTCGATATCACTGCCATGCAGCTCCATCCCTATCAGTTGGAGGGATTGAATTGGTTAAGGTATTCATGGGGGCAAGGAATCGACACTATTCTCGCTGATGAAATGGGTCTCGGTAAAACTATTCAGACCATTACGTTTTTGTACTCCTTGTACAAAGAAGGTCACTGCAAAGGCCCCTTCCTCGTTTCTGTACCTCTTTCAACCATTATCAATTGGGAACGTGAATTCGAGACTTGGGCACCTGATTTCTACTGTGTCACATATGTCG gTGACAAGGACAGTCGAATTGTAATTCGAGAGAATGAATTGTCATTCGAAGAGGGAGCAGTGCGAGGAGGTCGAGCCTCCAAGATTCGGTCTTCTCAGATAAAATTCAACGTTTTATTGACGAGTTACGAGCTTGTTTCCATTGATTCAGCTTGTTTAGGCTCGATCGACTGGGCCGTGCTCGTCGTCGATGAGGCTCATCGACTTAAATCCAATCAGTCAAAGTTCTTCAGGCTCTTGGCTTCTTACAACATTGCATACAAGCTTTTGCTCACCGGTACACCGCTACAAAACAATCTCGAAGAACTTTTCCATCTCTTGAATTTCTTGTGCCGCGACAAATTCAACGATCTATCGACTTTCCAAAATGAATTTGCGGATATTTCAAAAGAGGAACAGgtgaaaaaacttcacgaaaTGTTGGGACCTCATATGCTGCGAAGATTGAAGGCTGATGTGCTCAAG aACATGCCGAGCAAATCAGAGTTTATTGttcgagtcgagctctcaccGATGCAAAAGAAATATTACAAATACATTTTGACGCGAAACTTCGAAGCTCTGAATCCGAAAGGCGGAGGACAACAAGTTTCGCTGTTGAATATAATGATGGACCTGAAAAAGTGCTGTAATCATCCGTATCTATTCCCTGCGGCTTCGCAAGAGGCACCGACCGGACCAAACGGCAATTACGAGACAGGCGCTCTCATCAAAGCTGCCGGAAAGCTAGTACTTCTCAGCAGAATGCTGAAAAAACTTCGAGATGAGGGGCACAGAGTTCTTATATTTTCGCAAATGACGAAAATGCTGGATATTCTTGAGGATTATCTCGAAGGCGAGGGATACAAGTACGAGAGGATAGACGGTAACATCACAGGAACACAGCGTCAAGAAGCTATCGACAGATTCAATGCTCCTG GTGCTCAACAATTTGTTTTCCTTCTCTCGACTCGAGCCGGCGGTCTTGGTATCAATCTCGCAACCGCCGATACTGTTATTATTTACGATTCTGATTGGAATCCGCATAACGACATACAAGCTTTCAGTAGAGCTCACAGAATCGGGCAAGCCAACAAAGTCATGATTTATCGTTTTGTAACTCGTAATTCAGTTGAGGAGAGGGTTACGCAGGTTGCTAAGCGTAAAATGATGTTGACGCATTTGGTCGTTCGACCGGGTATGGGCGGAAAAGGTGCCAATTTCAGCAAACAGGAACTCGACGACATTTTACGTTTCG GTACCGAGGAACTGTTTAAGGAAGAAGAAGGCAAAGAAGACGAGGCTATACACTACGACGATAAAGCTGTCGCCGAATTGCTTGATCGTAGCAAAGAAGGTATCGAACAAAAGGAGAATTGGGCAAACGAGTACCTGAGCTCGTTCAAGGTTGCGTCTTACGTAACTAAAGAAGGCGAAGTCGAAGAGGAAGCCGATACTGAAATTATCAAACAGGAAGCTGAAAACACAGATCCAGCTTACTGGATTAAATTGTTGAGGCATCATTACGAACAGCAACAAGAGGACATTGCACGAACTTTGGGAAAAG GTAAACGTGTGAGGAAACAAGTAAATTACAACGACGGCGGAGTAACCGGAGATCAGGGAGCCCGGGACGATCAGCCATGGCAAGAAAATTTGTCGGACTACAACAGTGACTTCAGCGCACCGAGTGACGATGACAAAGAGGACGACGATTTCGATGAAAAGGGTGACGGAGATTTACTCTCTCGTCGAAGCAGACGACGGCTCGAGCGAAGAGACGAAAAGGACAGACCGTTGCCACCACTTCTTGCCAGGGTCAACGGGAATATAGAG GTTCTCGGATTTAACGCACGACAACGGAAGGCTTTCCTCAATGCGATCATGCGTTACGGAATGCCGCCTCAGGACGCCTTCAATTCTCAATG TAGGTTGGTGCGAGACCTAAGGGGCAAATCGGAAAAGAATTTCAAGGCCTACGTTTCACTGTTCATGAGACACTTGTGTGAGCCCGGAGCCGACAATGCTGAGACTTTTGCTGATGGCGTGCCACGCGAGGGTCTCAGTCGTCAGCATGTTTTGACCAGGATTGGCGTCATGTCGTTGATTCGGAAAAAG GTACAAGAATTCGAGCACATAAACGGTTATTACTCAATGCCTGAGATGATAAGGAAACCAGTAGAGCCAGTTAAGAATGAAGGAGCGACCACGGCAACCGCTGCTACTGCGACAAGTGCCACAACGGAAGGTGCTGCCGCTGCCGGTACGCCAAGTAGCACGGGTGCAACACCCGCAACCTCCAATGCTCCGAGCCCCGCGGCAACACCTACGCCAAACAACGTTGCCGCCGGTTCTACCTCGACAACTACTCCCGGcgaaacaacaaaaacaacCTCTGAGACAGCTGACGCTGCGAAAGACGTTAAGGAAGAAACAACCGACAAAGTG gtcgGTGAGGGTAAGGATGTGAAAGAAGAGCCCAAAGAGGACGGCAGTGTCAAAGAGGATTCAGAGGCGAGCGATAGAAATAAGGAAACGGTGAAAGAGGAGGTCAGGGCCACAAGCGAAGAGAAAGAGGCGACCGAGGGTGAGGGTGGCTCTGAGGAGAATAAGAAAGCAACGGTAGAAGTGAAAACAGAAAAGACGTCGAATACGAGCGTGACGACAACGACAACGACCACGACGACGGCGTCAAAGAGCGGTACCGAGGATGTGACACCGGATGCTAGCAACCTTGGGCCAGAGAGTAGAGCGAAAGCTGCTGACCTTGACGAGGAAGTTGTTATTGTTAAGGACGACGAAGAAGAGGAAAGCGGTAAAAAAGAG GAAAAAGAAGTAAAGGACGCGACCAAGGAGAGCAGCGCCGAAGCAACGGACGTGACGAAACCAAAACGCAAGTTCATGTTCAACATCGCCGACGGCGGTTTTACCGAATTACACACACTTTggttgaacgaagaaaaagcgGCGGTTCCCGGACGCGAATACGAGATTTGGCACAGGAGACACGATTACTGGCTGCTCGCCGGCATAGTGACTCACGGCTACGGCCGTTGGCAAGACATTCAAAACGACATTAGGTTCGCTATAATCAACGAACCTTTCAAAATGGACGTCGGAAAGGGCAactttttggaaataaaaaataaatttttggcgAGACGTTTCAAACTTCTCGAACAAGCCTTGGTCATCGAGGAACAACTTAGAAGAGCAGCGTACCTTAATCTTACTCAAGATCCCAATCATCCCGCCATGAGCCTCAACGCCAGATTCGCCGAGGTCGAATGTCTCGCTGAATCTCATCAACATCTCAGCAAGGAAAGTCTTGCCGGTAACAAACCCGCCAACGCGGTACTTCACAAG GTACTCAATCAATTAGAGGAACTCTTGTCGGACATGAAATCGGACGTGAGCAGGTTACCGGCGACGTTGGCGAGGATTCCACCAGTTGCACAGCGTCTTCAAATGTCGGAGCGATCGATACTAAGCAGATTGGCGGCGACTGCTCCGGGTGGTGCGGCCGGATCGCAATCCGGTCAAGCGGCTCTGTTGGCCCAACAATTTCCCGCTGGTTTTTCGGGCGGACAGTTGCAAGCGACCTTTGCCGGTGCGGCTAATTTTGGAAACTTCAGGCCCCAATACTCTGTCCCGGGTCAACCGCCCCAAGGTTTCACAG CTTAA